In Paenibacillus xylanilyticus, the genomic window TCCATCTGCGGCCGATGGAGCCTCAAGAACGGGCGGAGCTGCTCGCTGACTATGATCAGCACTTCGAGCTCGGGCTTCAGGAAGGAAGAACTGAAGAGGAGATCGCCCGCGAGTTAGGCCATCCGGAAGAGATTGCGCGGGAAGCACTCGGTGAGCGCTATGACGTGAACACGCCGGGTTCCGATCCCTTCTACGCTCCGACTTATGGTGAAATGCGGCCGCCAAAGAACAGCAACCGGGCTGCTCGCAACTTTTTTACAGGGATTGGCCTGATTTTTCTGAATTTGATTCTGGGCATTCCTCTGGGGTTAACCCTCTGGTCGCTATGGCTCGCCATTGCCAGTATGTCCTTGCTGGTATTGGCCCCGGTCGCAGCTGCGGTGGACTTCCTGTTCCTCAGTCCTTTTGATAAGGCAGAGCTGTTTGTAGCTATTGGTGCATTTGGTGTTGGGATTCTGTTCTTCTTGGCCGCACAGCGAGTTTTCAAGGGCTTCAAGGCCGTCACGCTGCAATACATTAGATGGAATAGTAAAACGATGAAAGGAGACGTTTCCGCATGAGTACAAAAAAGTGGTTGGCTTTGGCTGTCATCTGTATCGGAATAGGTTTGCTCGGCACGTCCATATATGGAGTTCAGTTCGGAGATGATCGGGAAGCTTACTCCAAACGATGGGATTTCAAAAATGATGAGTTGCAAAATGTAATTATGGATGCCAATTTTAGCGCGGATATCGAATTCGTGGTCAGCCCGGATTCCAATGGTTATATTGAGGTAGACGGTAAATGGGACCCGGTTGTCATCCAAAGTTTCGAACAGGCCACGTTATCTGGCGGCACGTTCAAGCTGGCTCAGACAAAACGTGAGCGAATACAGTTTTTCACCCTGTATTGGAGTGATCGGGATTCCAAAATCACCGTAGCTCTGCCTGAAGGCCACCAATTAAATGAGGTTAAACTCGATTCGTCCTCAAGCGACTGGAAGTTGGCCGGTTTACATGCCAATCTGCTTGAGCTCAACAATACCTCGGGATCCATTCGGCTGGAAGATATATCGGCCCCGCGTATTGATCTGGATCTCACTTCAGGGGACATCAAGGCTTCCACTATCGATGGTGACATGACTGTAACGCAAACCTCCGGAAGCTTCACTGCAGATCAGTTAGATGGTAATGTGAACAGTGAAATAACATCAGGAGATGTAGAAATCACACAGTTAAACGGAGCAGCCAATATCCGCTTCACTTCGGGAAGTGTTCATATCGAACAGACCCATTCTGCAGCGGTGGATGTATCGGGACAATCAGGAGACGTCTTCATTCAAGCTGCACCCGATTTTGAAGGAGTCTACGACGCTCGTGCCACTTCCGGAGATGTAAATGTACCGGAATCTCTGATGAACAGCAAGGAAGTCATCAAGGCCCGTACCACCTCTGGCAGCATCCGTATCACCAAGTAGTGATGAAGCAAATAT contains:
- a CDS encoding DUF4097 family beta strand repeat-containing protein, which codes for MSTKKWLALAVICIGIGLLGTSIYGVQFGDDREAYSKRWDFKNDELQNVIMDANFSADIEFVVSPDSNGYIEVDGKWDPVVIQSFEQATLSGGTFKLAQTKRERIQFFTLYWSDRDSKITVALPEGHQLNEVKLDSSSSDWKLAGLHANLLELNNTSGSIRLEDISAPRIDLDLTSGDIKASTIDGDMTVTQTSGSFTADQLDGNVNSEITSGDVEITQLNGAANIRFTSGSVHIEQTHSAAVDVSGQSGDVFIQAAPDFEGVYDARATSGDVNVPESLMNSKEVIKARTTSGSIRITK
- a CDS encoding DUF1700 domain-containing protein encodes the protein MNRQQFMQAMEIHLRPMEPQERAELLADYDQHFELGLQEGRTEEEIARELGHPEEIAREALGERYDVNTPGSDPFYAPTYGEMRPPKNSNRAARNFFTGIGLIFLNLILGIPLGLTLWSLWLAIASMSLLVLAPVAAAVDFLFLSPFDKAELFVAIGAFGVGILFFLAAQRVFKGFKAVTLQYIRWNSKTMKGDVSA